Part of the Dethiobacter alkaliphilus AHT 1 genome, AGATAAGAAACAGGACGGACCATTGCTCTAAAACCATAATCTCATCCTACAGACCAAACGTTCCCAGCTGGGCAAACAGATTGGCGGTAAACTGTACCAGCGTATTTAGCATCCAGCTGCCAAACACCAGCAGGGCCAGAAAAACAGCAATGATTTTGGGGACAAAGGTCAGCGTCTGCTCCTGAATCTGGGTTGTGGCCTGAAAAACACTGATGCCCAGCCCCACCAACAGGCTGATGATCAGGACGGGGGCAGCAATAAACAATGTGGTTAAAATCGCGTCTCTGGCCACAGACAAAACAAATTCGTGTGACATTTTTTCCTCCCGTCTTTAACCGAAACTTTCCACCAATGATTTGACCACCAGATGCCAGCCGTCAACCATCACAAACAACAGCAGCTTAAAGGGCAGAGAAACCATCACCGGCGGCAGCATGAACATCCCCATGGACATCAGGGTGCTGGCCACCACCATATCAATAATTACAAAGGGGATAAAAAGCATAAATCCCATCTGAAATGCTGTTTTCAATTCGGAAATTACAAAGGCGGGCACCAGTACATGCATGGGCACATCATCCCGGGTCTCGGGGCGCTCGCCGTTGGAGATGTTTACAAACAAAGCCAGATCCTTTTCCCGGGTCTGGTGAAACATGAACTCCCGCAGCGGTTGTGCACCGATGGCCAACGCCTCTTCCTGGGTTATTTCCTCCTCCAGGTAGGGTTGAATAGCGGTCTCGTTAACCTGGGTGTAAATCGGAGCCATGATGAAAAAAGTAAGAAACAGTGCCAAGCCGATAATCACCTGGTTGGGCGGTGTCTGCTGCGTGGCCAGCGCGTTGCGCACAAAACCCAGCACCACCACAATCCGCGTAAAAGAGGTCATCAGAGCCAGAAAGGCCGGCACTAAAGTAAGCACCGTCAATAACATTAAAAGTTGTAAGGAACCCACCACCTGCTCCGGTTCCGTTGCAGTCCCGATATCAATATTTACATTAGTAGGGAAAGGCAGGGGCTCCGCGCCCAGGCGGGACGGCAAAAACAGTATCCCTATAAACAAAACCGCGCTAAGAGCGGTAATTATCCTCCGGTTGGCCATGGTCATTTTCCGTGTCTTTCCTTTCCTGCACACGCCCGGAGCGCTCTTTGAGCTGGCTGCGGAACATGTTCACCTTGTCTTTGCTCTTAGCAAGAATTTCTGCAAAATCGGGAGGATCCGGCGGTTCCGTACCGCTTTCCGGCAAATCTTCTTCACTAACCTCGGCCAGATATTCCATACTGGCCGGCGTTACACCAATTAAAAAGTAGCGCTCACCCACTTTTACCAGGCACAGGCTGGTGCGCATCCCCAAAGATACGCGCTCGATTACAGTCATGGCGCCGGTCCGGGCAGGAGTAAGGGTTTGCAGCCGCGGCAGCAGGTAGCGAATACTCCACCAGGCCAAAAATATTACCACCGCCAAAGCCAGCATCATTTTTATGGCCTCAATAAACATTTGCTTACTCCTTCTGTTTTCAATTCGGAAATTACAAAGGCGGGCACCAGTACATGCATGGGCAAATCATCCATGGTCTCGGGGCGCTCGCCGTCGGAGAGGTTTACAAACAAAGGTAAGACCTTTTCGGTGGTTTGTTGAACCATGAACCTTTCCAGGGGGGGTGAGCGGGTGGCCAACGCGTATTCGGAGGTGATCTCGTCCTCCAGGGATGGTAGAATAGCGGTTTCGTTAACGCGGGAGTAAATAGGAGCCATGATGAAAAAAGTAAGAAACAGTGCCAAGCCGATAATCACCCGGTTGGGCGGTGTCTGCTGCGTGGCCAGCGCGTTGCGCACAAAACCCAGCACCACCACAATCCGCGTAAAAGAGGTCATCAGAGCCAGAAAGGCCGATATCAATATTTACATTAGTAGGGAAAGACAGGGGCTGCGCGCCCAGCGCGGGACGGCAACAACAGTATCCCTATAAACAAAACCGCGGTTAGAGCGGTAATTATCTTCCGGTGGCCATGGTCATTTTCGTGTCTTTCCTTCCTGCACACGCCCGGAGCGCTCTTTGAGCTGGCTGCGGAACATGTTCACCTTGTCTTTGCTGTTAGCAAGAATTTCTGCAAAATCGGGAGGATCAGCCGGTTCCGTACCGCTTTCCGGCAAATCTTCTTCACTAACCTCGGCCAGATATTCCATACTGGCCGGCGTTACACCAATTAAAAAGTAGCGCTCACCCACTTTTACCAGGCACAGGCTGGTGCGCATCCCCAAAGATACGCGCTCGATTACAGTCATGGCGCCGGTCCGGGCAGGAGTAAGGGTTTGCAGCCGCGGCAGCAGGTAGCGAATACTCCACCAGGCCAAAAATATTACCACCCGCCAAAGCCAGCATCATTTTTATGGCCTCAATAAACATTTGCTTACTCCTTCTTTGGCGGATTGGCGGATGAGCCACCCACTTCCGCCACACGGAAGCCAAAATTATCGTTTATTACCACCACTTCCCCGGAAGCCAGAGGCTTACCGTTCACACACAGGGCGGCATTCTCCCCGGCCAGTTTGTCCAAACGGATGATGGAGTCTTTTTGCAGCGCCAGAATTTCCCTCACCGTCAGTGTGGCTGCCCCTAACTCCAAATCCAGGGTTACCGGAACGGACTCAAAAAAGTTTACCCCCCGTTCCTTCGCCCCTTGTGGCGCCTGAACAAACTCAGGAAATTCCACCCGCTCCACCTCTTCTGCCGGAGCCGCCGGAGGTTCCTCCTGCTTTGGCTGGGAACCCTCTTTCTCCTGCTTTACTTCATCGGCCAAATCCGGATGGAGCCGGTCTATTAGTTTTTCAATCTCTTGTTGGGATAAAAATGAAGATGACATACATTGCCTCCGTTGACCAGTTTATTGCACCAGAAAATCGGTAAAATAAATCTCTACGATTTCACCGCCGCTTAAAACAGAATTTACTTCTTCAATCAGCTCACCGCGCAGTTTCTCTGTCCCATCTCCGTCACTAACATCGTTCACAGCTTTACTGCGCATTGTGTTAATAATCAGGTCACGGATTTGCGCTTTACGCTCCTCCAACTCCCCTGCCAGGCGCCTTTCCTCATAGGCAAGAGTGATGGTGGCTTTGAGGTAATTGCGCTGGCCGCTGTCGGAGAGATTAACGGTAAAATCCAGCGGGCCAAACTGACGAAATGGCCCGGCCACTTCTTCTTCAGCCTGCGCGCCGCCGCCAAACAGCGGTTCTTCTCTGTCCGCCAGCAATGCATAAACGCTGATTACCACACCCATCAGAGCCAGGACGGCCACTATGGCCAGCAACAGGTTAGTGCGACTGCCCTTTTTGGGGGCACTGTTTTCTTCAGCCTTACTCATAATAATCAACCTCCCGGTCCAACAGGTTTACTTCAGATATTACAATATTTACGCGACGGTTTTTAGCACGCCCCTGCACTGTCTCGTTGGAAGCCACCGGCTGAAACTCACCGTACCCGGTGGCTAAAAAACGCTCCGGATCGATGTCCTGCCGTTCGCTAAGGTAACGCACCACCCGCACAGCGCGGTCCACCGACAGTTCCCAGTTGGAAGGGTATTGTGCCGTTTGAATCGGCACGTTGTCTGTGTGGCCCTCCACAATGATCTGGTTTGGTACATTGGCTAAAATCCCCGCCACCTTTACCAGCAACTCCCGGGCCTCAGGCCTGATTTCCGCCCGCCCGGTATCAAAAAGCAGCCGGTCCTGTATTTCCAGCACCACGCCCCGGTCTTCAATACGGACGTCGATAATATTGGCCAGGCCCTCTTCCTGCAGATGGCTTTTTACCTCCAGGTAAGTCATCAGCACATCCTCAAACTTATGGTCCACCGCCAGTTCAATCATTTCACCGCGGCTGGGGTCCAAAGACGACTCC contains:
- the fliQ gene encoding flagellar biosynthesis protein FliQ — translated: MSHEFVLSVARDAILTTLFIAAPVLIISLLVGLGISVFQATTQIQEQTLTFVPKIIAVFLALLVFGSWMLNTLVQFTANLFAQLGTFGL
- the fliP gene encoding flagellar type III secretion system pore protein FliP (The bacterial flagellar biogenesis protein FliP forms a type III secretion system (T3SS)-type pore required for flagellar assembly.), with amino-acid sequence MTMANRRIITALSAVLFIGILFLPSRLGAEPLPFPTNVNIDIGTATEPEQVVGSLQLLMLLTVLTLVPAFLALMTSFTRIVVVLGFVRNALATQQTPPNQVIIGLALFLTFFIMAPIYTQVNETAIQPYLEEEITQEEALAIGAQPLREFMFHQTREKDLALFVNISNGERPETRDDVPMHVLVPAFVISELKTAFQMGFMLFIPFVIIDMVVASTLMSMGMFMLPPVMVSLPFKLLLFVMVDGWHLVVKSLVESFG
- the fliO gene encoding flagellar biosynthetic protein FliO, producing the protein MFIEAIKMMLALAVVIFLAWWSIRYLLPRLQTLTPARTGAMTVIERVSLGMRTSLCLVKVGERYFLIGVTPASMEYLAEVSEEDLPESGTEPPDPPDFAEILAKSKDKVNMFRSQLKERSGRVQERKDTENDHGQPEDNYRS
- a CDS encoding EscR/YscR/HrcR family type III secretion system export apparatus protein, translating into MTSFTRIVVVLGFVRNALATQQTPPNRVIIGLALFLTFFIMAPIYSRVNETAILPSLEDEITSEYALATRSPPLERFMVQQTTEKVLPLFVNLSDGERPETMDDLPMHVLVPAFVISELKTEGVSKCLLRP
- a CDS encoding FliO/MopB family protein; the protein is MAWWSIRYLLPRLQTLTPARTGAMTVIERVSLGMRTSLCLVKVGERYFLIGVTPASMEYLAEVSEEDLPESGTEPADPPDFAEILANSKDKVNMFRSQLKERSGRVQEGKTRK
- a CDS encoding FliM/FliN family flagellar motor switch protein, encoding MSSSFLSQQEIEKLIDRLHPDLADEVKQEKEGSQPKQEEPPAAPAEEVERVEFPEFVQAPQGAKERGVNFFESVPVTLDLELGAATLTVREILALQKDSIIRLDKLAGENAALCVNGKPLASGEVVVINDNFGFRVAEVGGSSANPPKKE
- a CDS encoding flagellar basal body-associated FliL family protein, with amino-acid sequence MSKAEENSAPKKGSRTNLLLAIVAVLALMGVVISVYALLADREEPLFGGGAQAEEEVAGPFRQFGPLDFTVNLSDSGQRNYLKATITLAYEERRLAGELEERKAQIRDLIINTMRSKAVNDVSDGDGTEKLRGELIEEVNSVLSGGEIVEIYFTDFLVQ
- a CDS encoding flagellar motor protein MotB, whose amino-acid sequence is MRKSRHAQPRQEGGAPEWMTTYSDMVTLLLAFFVLLFSYSVIDVIKFQQIMSSIQVSFLGQDGIMESSLDPSRGEMIELAVDHKFEDVLMTYLEVKSHLQEEGLANIIDVRIEDRGVVLEIQDRLLFDTGRAEIRPEARELLVKVAGILANVPNQIIVEGHTDNVPIQTAQYPSNWELSVDRAVRVVRYLSERQDIDPERFLATGYGEFQPVASNETVQGRAKNRRVNIVISEVNLLDREVDYYE